A stretch of DNA from Coriobacteriia bacterium:
ATGAACAGGGTCCGGGCCGGCAGCTTCGCCTTCAGCGCGCCCACATTGGCCCCGACCGCGCCGAGGTCCACCTCGGCCCATGCGGGACGGCGATACGTCACCTAGCCCCCTGATATGAGCGAGCGGACGATGTCGGACTTGGAGATGATCCCGACGACGCGCTCCCCCTCCAGCACGGGGACCCGGCTGACGTCGCGGTCGACCATGAGCGTGGCGACGTCCTCCACCGGCGCGTCCGAAGTAACCGTGAGGACGTCCCTGGTCATCACCTGCCCCACCGTCGCCCCCACGGCCTTCTTCAGCTCGGCCTCGAAGCGCGCCTGCGCGGGGGGGTAGAAGATGAAGCCGTCGAGCAGGTGGATGTACGTGGGGAACTCAACCTTCACGTCCTGCATTATGAGGTCGCCCTCGGTGACGATCCCGACGAGCTTCCCGTCCTCGACCACGGGAAGGGCGCCCACGCGCCTGCCGACCATCAGCCGTGCGGCCTCCGTGACCGGGAGGTCGGGCGCGACCACGAGCGGGTCGGGGGTCATCACGTCGGCCGCAGTCAGATCAGCCATGCTTCCTCCACCTCGTCTAGCGCCCGACGAGTCGCCGCAGGGCCCCGGGCAGGAACGCCGCGACGTCCTCGGCCGTCACGGCGAGCTCGCTGCCCTCCTCGGCGGCGAGCCGCCCGGCCCACCCGTGCAGGTGCGCCGCGAGCGCGCCGGCCTCGAGGCCGGGGAGGCCCTGCGCCAGCAGGGTCCCGACCGCTCCGGCCAGCACGTCGCCCGTACCGGCGTGAGCCAGCGCAGGAGTCCCGGCGGTGTCCACCACTCGGCGCCCATCGCCGGCGATGACGGTCCTCGCGCCCTTGAGCAGGCAGGTGATCGCACCCTCGGCCAACCTCATCCCATAGGATAGCCTATCGCGCTGTACGTCGGCCGTCTGCACGCCCAGTAGACGCGCGAGCTCCCCGGGGTGCGGCGTGAGCACGGCCGTTCCTTCGCGAGCCCCCAACAGACCGATCGCGTCCACGAGCGCGTTCAGCGCGTCGGCGTCGAGCACGAGCGGCGCCTCGGCCCGGGCGACCACCGTGCGCGCGACGAGCACGGAGCCGTGCGCCAGTGTGAGGCCCGGCCCGACGACGACGGCATCGTGCTCGGCCGCGAGGCTGAGGACCGCCTCGGCCGCCTTCGAAGCCAGCGTGCGCGAGGGGTTCTCGGGCAAGGGCGAGACCACGACCGAGGG
This window harbors:
- a CDS encoding CBS domain-containing protein, with amino-acid sequence MADLTAADVMTPDPLVVAPDLPVTEAARLMVGRRVGALPVVEDGKLVGIVTEGDLIMQDVKVEFPTYIHLLDGFIFYPPAQARFEAELKKAVGATVGQVMTRDVLTVTSDAPVEDVATLMVDRDVSRVPVLEGERVVGIISKSDIVRSLISGG
- a CDS encoding NAD(P)H-hydrate dehydratase, whose product is GLLLHPGAALAGEVVVVGIDVPSALLGGPGDPEVWEDADYAALVSLPEPDTHKNRRGRVLVVAGSGAFPGAAALAAMGAQRAGAGYVTLAAPDSAARVANALLPSVVVSPLPENPSRTLASKAAEAVLSLAAEHDAVVVGPGLTLAHGSVLVARTVVARAEAPLVLDADALNALVDAIGLLGAREGTAVLTPHPGELARLLGVQTADVQRDRLSYGMRLAEGAITCLLKGARTVIAGDGRRVVDTAGTPALAHAGTGDVLAGAVGTLLAQGLPGLEAGALAAHLHGWAGRLAAEEGSELAVTAEDVAAFLPGALRRLVGR